One window of the Pedobacter ginsengisoli genome contains the following:
- a CDS encoding two-component regulator propeller domain-containing protein, producing the protein MGRKILILFLFLFSYCFDGFSQRYNFEQYDIEDGLTQSQITAITQDSKRRLWISTLGGLSRFNGKQFTNYSRTNGLSSNFILSLSAGKNDEIWIGSARGLSKYNGHSFSNSADTRKWISDLTTDKTGTTYGLKAKRLYNASKDALVTISNDTTEMVTALTTDYFRNIWAAVHGKGLYRLENGKWLPFALEEKIKDLVITNILVDELNKGKIWLLTPNGIYISQNNTINKAYTEITTECNTIIQDNKGAVWIGTNSGAYYITPATVIHFNAGNGFTDNVVNKIFKDVENNIWLGTDGSGLFRFNNNSYVTFDETQGIESRIVMAIANGPTPGTIWLGSYGGLYEYKQNQRIKKIKIPSQNPNSYRINFLHTDHKNNVWIGTPGGGLWRQSGQRMERMDSEKEHIAYNAMIEDNDGTIWLSTNYGSLTFDPNTRKFTRITKQFGGGILKLGPDSVIAGTQDGAWLIVNKKTITPLKIKGLSGSSILSMLRHKDYVLFGTADYGLLIWNIKTGITRFLNTKSGLASDHIYSLLEDKTGIIWVGTGRGINRINPKTFTIISPNNEDELLVECNQNAILQYDNNIWIGTTKGVLVYGINPNPEKKIKPYIYINSVSTTPNYKPEYVEGVLTLPYNHNRININYTGIYLKNPGALMYRYRLIGLDSKFSQPGSNSSMNFTAIPAGKYKFEVKAVTKDGLSSINTASVSFEILPPYYQTPLFKFCIVMLILALILFTVYTILMFNERKRKLRLKIKLEEQFKIRKQTAEDFHDDLGNKLTRITVLSEVLGSMIDKDDIEKRNILKKIHCNVNELYSGTRDILWSLNPKNDSLDQVLNHIKDFGQEMVNETPILFKFDIDLNNKYTKLSLDMSRNILMIFKESIHNSLKHAKANVINFEAKLNNGMLLITLQDDGIGFDTENPNEGHGMHNMYVRAKRINADLNIISNENGTSVLLLVNFSTLKHFKNA; encoded by the coding sequence GTGGGCAGAAAGATATTAATACTTTTTCTCTTCCTTTTTAGTTATTGTTTCGATGGTTTTTCTCAGCGCTACAATTTTGAACAATACGACATTGAGGACGGGCTTACGCAATCGCAAATAACCGCAATTACGCAGGATAGCAAGCGTCGCTTATGGATTTCAACACTTGGCGGGCTTAGCCGTTTTAATGGAAAACAGTTCACCAATTACTCCAGAACTAACGGTTTAAGCAGCAACTTTATCCTCTCCCTATCAGCCGGTAAAAACGATGAAATATGGATAGGATCTGCAAGGGGTTTATCAAAATACAATGGACATAGCTTTAGTAACTCGGCCGACACAAGAAAATGGATAAGCGATTTAACTACCGATAAAACAGGAACTACTTATGGGTTAAAAGCTAAACGTCTTTACAATGCCAGCAAAGATGCACTAGTAACCATATCAAACGATACCACCGAAATGGTTACTGCCCTCACAACAGATTATTTCCGTAATATATGGGCAGCAGTTCATGGCAAAGGCTTGTATAGGCTTGAAAACGGGAAATGGTTGCCATTCGCTTTAGAAGAAAAGATAAAAGATCTTGTTATTACCAACATACTGGTTGATGAACTTAATAAAGGTAAAATATGGCTTTTAACACCCAATGGAATTTACATCTCGCAAAATAATACTATCAACAAAGCATATACTGAAATTACAACTGAGTGTAATACCATAATACAAGATAACAAAGGAGCTGTATGGATAGGCACAAACAGTGGTGCATATTACATTACGCCTGCCACCGTTATACATTTCAATGCCGGCAACGGGTTTACTGACAATGTAGTTAATAAGATATTTAAAGATGTAGAGAACAATATCTGGCTCGGCACAGACGGCTCAGGATTGTTCAGATTCAACAATAACAGCTACGTAACATTTGATGAAACACAAGGTATAGAAAGCAGAATTGTAATGGCTATTGCCAATGGCCCAACTCCCGGAACAATATGGCTGGGATCATACGGAGGGTTGTACGAATACAAGCAAAATCAAAGGATCAAAAAAATTAAGATCCCTTCGCAAAATCCAAATTCTTACCGCATTAATTTCTTACATACCGACCATAAAAATAACGTTTGGATAGGAACTCCCGGAGGTGGATTATGGAGGCAGAGCGGTCAGCGTATGGAACGTATGGATTCAGAAAAGGAGCATATAGCCTACAATGCAATGATTGAGGATAACGATGGTACAATTTGGCTATCAACCAATTACGGAAGCTTAACATTTGATCCAAACACCAGAAAATTCACACGCATCACCAAACAATTTGGTGGCGGAATATTAAAGCTAGGTCCCGATTCAGTAATTGCCGGCACACAAGACGGAGCCTGGTTAATTGTAAACAAAAAAACAATTACCCCTTTAAAAATCAAAGGCTTGTCGGGCTCAAGCATCCTTTCTATGCTCCGACATAAGGATTACGTTCTTTTTGGAACAGCCGACTATGGCTTACTGATCTGGAACATTAAAACCGGCATTACACGATTCTTAAACACCAAATCAGGACTTGCATCAGATCATATCTACAGCCTGCTGGAAGATAAAACCGGAATAATATGGGTAGGAACCGGAAGGGGCATCAACAGAATTAACCCTAAAACCTTTACAATAATATCTCCGAACAATGAAGATGAGTTATTGGTTGAGTGTAACCAGAACGCTATACTCCAATACGATAACAACATATGGATTGGAACAACCAAAGGAGTTCTTGTTTATGGAATTAACCCTAATCCCGAAAAAAAAATAAAACCTTATATTTACATCAACTCAGTAAGTACAACACCAAATTACAAACCTGAATATGTTGAAGGCGTACTTACACTACCCTACAACCACAATCGTATAAACATTAATTATACAGGAATTTACCTCAAAAACCCAGGTGCATTAATGTACCGCTACAGGCTAATTGGGTTAGACAGTAAATTTAGCCAGCCTGGCAGCAATTCATCAATGAATTTCACTGCCATTCCTGCCGGGAAATATAAATTCGAGGTAAAAGCAGTTACAAAAGATGGGCTTTCATCAATTAATACCGCATCTGTCTCGTTCGAAATACTTCCTCCATACTATCAAACTCCTCTGTTTAAGTTTTGCATAGTGATGCTAATATTGGCACTAATCCTGTTTACAGTATACACCATCCTGATGTTTAATGAGCGCAAACGCAAACTAAGACTAAAAATAAAGCTCGAAGAACAATTTAAAATCAGAAAACAAACTGCCGAGGATTTTCATGATGATCTTGGTAACAAGTTAACCCGAATAACAGTCCTTTCAGAAGTATTGGGCAGTATGATCGATAAAGATGATATCGAAAAAAGGAATATTCTTAAAAAAATCCACTGCAATGTTAATGAACTATACAGCGGAACAAGAGATATACTATGGTCGCTAAATCCCAAAAACGACTCACTAGACCAGGTGTTAAACCACATTAAAGATTTTGGTCAGGAAATGGTTAATGAAACCCCTATCCTCTTTAAATTTGACATTGACCTGAATAACAAATACACCAAATTATCATTAGATATGAGCAGGAATATTTTAATGATCTTTAAAGAATCAATACACAACTCCCTGAAACATGCCAAAGCAAATGTGATTAATTTTGAGGCCAAACTAAACAATGGCATGTTATTGATTACCCTGCAAGACGATGGAATAGGTTTTGATACTGAAAACCCTAACGAAGGCCATGGCATGCACAACATGTATGTTAGGGCCAAAAGGATAAATGCCGATCTAAATATCATATCTAATGAAAATGGCACAAGTGTATTGTTACTTGTTAATTTTTCGACTTTAAAACATTTTAAAAATGCATAA